From the genome of Geminocystis herdmanii PCC 6308, one region includes:
- the acs gene encoding acetate--CoA ligase has translation MTQPTIESILKEKRTFSPPKHFSQQAQITSWQEYQALYQRSIENPVTFWEELAEKELHWFQKWEQVLDWSNPPFAKWFTNGKINISYNCLDRHLKTWRRNKAAIIWEGEPGDSRTLTYAQLHREVCQFANVMKQLGVKKGDVVAIYMPMIPESAIAMLACARIGSVHSVVFGGFSAEALRDRINAAEATLVITADGGFRKDKVVALKEQVDLAIADNQAPSVENVLVVQRTKEKIQMEAGRDHWWHDLQAGVSAHCEAEAMDSEDMLFILYTSGSTGKPKGVVHTTGGYNLYSHMTTKWIFDLREDDVYWCTADVGWITGHSYIVYGPLSNGATTVMYEGVPRPSNLGCFWDVIEKYGVNIFYTAPTAIRAFIKMGEHHPNARDLSSLRLLGTVGEPINPEAWMWYHKVIGKEKCPIVDTWWQTETGGVMITPLPGATPTKPGSATHPFPGIMADIVDLDGNPVADNEGGYLVIKHPWPGMMRTVYGDPDRFRNTYWEHISPKDGQYLYFAGDGARRDEDGYFWVMGRVDDVINVSGHRLGTMEVESALVSHPAVAEAAVVGKPDEVKGEDICAFVTLEGDFIPSDELANELKAHVVQEIGAIARPADIRFTEGMPKTRSGKIMRRLLRSLASGQEITGDTSTLDDRTVLDKLREGA, from the coding sequence ACTCTATCAACGCTCGATCGAAAATCCCGTCACTTTCTGGGAAGAGTTAGCAGAGAAAGAGTTACACTGGTTTCAAAAATGGGAGCAAGTTTTAGACTGGAGTAACCCTCCCTTTGCTAAATGGTTTACTAACGGAAAGATAAATATTTCTTATAACTGTCTCGATCGACATCTCAAGACTTGGAGACGTAACAAAGCCGCTATCATCTGGGAAGGCGAACCCGGTGACAGTCGTACTTTAACCTATGCTCAACTCCATCGAGAAGTGTGTCAATTTGCTAACGTCATGAAGCAATTAGGGGTGAAAAAAGGCGATGTTGTGGCAATCTATATGCCTATGATTCCCGAAAGTGCCATCGCCATGTTAGCCTGTGCTAGAATTGGATCTGTTCATAGTGTCGTATTCGGTGGTTTTAGTGCCGAAGCCCTGAGAGATAGAATTAACGCAGCGGAAGCCACATTAGTTATCACTGCGGATGGAGGTTTCCGTAAAGATAAGGTAGTAGCCTTAAAAGAACAAGTTGACTTAGCCATTGCTGATAATCAAGCCCCTTCTGTCGAAAACGTGTTAGTGGTACAACGCACTAAAGAAAAAATACAGATGGAAGCAGGTAGAGATCATTGGTGGCACGACTTACAAGCTGGAGTATCCGCCCATTGTGAAGCTGAAGCAATGGATAGCGAAGATATGTTGTTTATTCTCTACACCAGTGGAAGTACTGGTAAACCGAAAGGAGTAGTCCACACTACGGGGGGTTATAATCTTTACTCCCATATGACGACAAAATGGATTTTTGATCTTCGTGAGGATGATGTTTATTGGTGTACTGCCGATGTTGGTTGGATTACAGGCCATAGTTACATCGTTTATGGCCCTCTTTCCAATGGTGCGACAACTGTTATGTATGAGGGAGTACCCCGTCCTTCTAATCTCGGTTGTTTTTGGGATGTGATCGAGAAATACGGCGTAAATATTTTTTATACTGCGCCTACCGCCATTCGTGCGTTTATCAAAATGGGCGAACATCATCCCAACGCCCGTGATTTATCATCTTTAAGACTTTTAGGCACAGTGGGCGAACCCATTAACCCAGAGGCTTGGATGTGGTATCATAAGGTGATAGGCAAGGAAAAATGTCCGATCGTCGATACATGGTGGCAAACAGAAACAGGAGGGGTGATGATTACGCCTTTACCCGGTGCAACTCCCACAAAACCCGGTTCGGCTACTCATCCTTTCCCCGGTATTATGGCTGATATTGTGGACTTAGACGGCAATCCCGTAGCGGATAATGAGGGGGGTTATCTTGTCATTAAACATCCTTGGCCTGGTATGATGCGTACAGTATATGGTGATCCCGATCGATTCCGTAACACCTATTGGGAACATATTTCACCGAAAGATGGACAGTATTTGTATTTTGCAGGAGATGGTGCGAGACGGGATGAAGACGGCTATTTTTGGGTAATGGGGCGCGTTGACGATGTGATCAACGTTTCTGGACACCGTTTAGGCACAATGGAAGTAGAATCTGCTCTTGTCTCTCATCCTGCGGTTGCGGAAGCGGCGGTTGTGGGTAAACCAGACGAGGTGAAGGGGGAAGATATTTGTGCCTTTGTCACCCTCGAAGGTGATTTTATTCCTAGCGATGAGTTGGCAAATGAACTTAAAGCCCATGTAGTTCAAGAAATCGGTGCGATCGCGCGTCCTGCGGACATCAGATTTACAGAAGGAATGCCCAAAACTCGATCGGGCAAAATCATGCGCCGATTGTTGCGTAGCCTTGCGTCTGGGCAGGAAATTACGGGAGATACTTCTACTTTGGACGATCGAACTGTCTTAGATAAATTAAGAGAAGGAGCATAA
- a CDS encoding type II toxin-antitoxin system RelE/ParE family toxin, with amino-acid sequence MIEIRRYAKSNGKVPVDDWLKKLRDNKIRLRIQQRLRRVSLGNLGDYKFVREGIFELTLDFGSGYRIYFSKIEQTIILLLCGGDKDTQNQDIEKAVEYLKDYENRTSFPQ; translated from the coding sequence GTGATAGAAATTCGTCGTTATGCTAAAAGCAATGGCAAAGTGCCTGTTGATGATTGGCTAAAGAAATTACGAGATAATAAAATAAGACTGAGAATTCAGCAAAGACTTCGTAGAGTGAGTTTAGGAAACTTAGGAGACTATAAATTTGTAAGAGAAGGAATATTTGAGCTAACACTCGATTTTGGTTCAGGCTATAGAATATATTTTAGTAAGATTGAACAAACGATAATTTTACTATTATGTGGTGGCGATAAAGACACTCAAAATCAAGATATTGAAAAAGCAGTGGAGTACCTAAAAGACTATGAAAACCGTACAAGTTTCCCCCAGTGA
- a CDS encoding helix-turn-helix domain-containing transcriptional regulator, with amino-acid sequence MKTVQVSPSDNWLYALIESLKDSQEAADYLTVVLEDDPKTDQILRHTLKDIITAKRQANDLSEEAIREYNKIEELFEHNGGEEIYTFLRLLKTLGFCLKVECDAEGTA; translated from the coding sequence ATGAAAACCGTACAAGTTTCCCCCAGTGATAACTGGTTATACGCTTTGATTGAATCCCTTAAAGATTCACAAGAGGCGGCAGATTATCTAACAGTTGTACTAGAAGATGATCCAAAAACAGATCAAATTTTGCGTCACACATTAAAGGATATTATAACAGCAAAAAGACAAGCTAATGATTTATCTGAAGAAGCAATCAGAGAGTATAACAAAATAGAAGAACTATTTGAACACAATGGGGGAGAAGAAATTTATACTTTTTTACGGTTGCTTAAAACATTAGGATTTTGTTTAAAAGTTGAGTGCGATGCCGAAGGCACAGCGTAG
- a CDS encoding vWA domain-containing protein, translated as MTFLIKGQKIQLSQLSLTDEFVIIVETNIRKNIKVDINCFGVNPENKLFNKEYFISDNQLSSPCKSIENINNNIKGNRTFKINLSTLPSSIIKLVFSLTIEQHNSISELEHSSFKIINNQGKTLAEYNFYGREFQEEKALIIAEIYLKQVWRLGIISQGFKNGLNSLLEQYGTKLDDIIIIKSEPKISLEKRLEKKAPQLINLVKKVDIQLQKSNLSNIMARVAFVLDASGSMSFQYSSGNVQAVLERIMALAIRFDDNEELESWAYADKYRQLDNVNIDNITGYINRLKEKKGGFWEILFSGIIQDLGIGNNEPPVMQDVVDYYKNTDIPAFIIFISDGGIYREKDIAKILINASKYPIFWQFVGLGGSNYGVLEKLDSLKGRTTDNADFFAIDDFKKVTDEELYKRLLNEFPKWLKKFPQLKP; from the coding sequence ATGACATTTTTAATTAAAGGGCAAAAAATTCAATTATCCCAGTTATCATTAACTGATGAATTTGTTATTATTGTTGAGACAAATATTCGCAAAAATATCAAGGTTGACATAAATTGCTTTGGGGTTAATCCTGAAAATAAACTGTTTAATAAGGAATATTTTATTTCTGATAATCAGCTATCTTCACCTTGTAAATCTATTGAAAATATAAACAATAATATTAAAGGAAATAGAACTTTTAAGATTAATTTATCTACTTTACCTTCTAGTATTATTAAACTTGTATTTAGTTTAACTATTGAGCAACATAATTCAATTTCTGAACTAGAGCATAGTTCTTTTAAAATTATTAATAATCAAGGAAAAACTCTAGCCGAATATAATTTTTATGGTCGAGAGTTTCAGGAAGAAAAAGCTCTAATCATTGCCGAAATTTATTTAAAACAAGTATGGCGTTTAGGTATTATCAGTCAAGGATTCAAAAATGGCTTAAATTCATTATTAGAGCAGTATGGAACTAAACTAGATGACATTATAATTATCAAATCAGAGCCGAAAATATCCTTAGAAAAAAGATTAGAAAAGAAAGCTCCTCAATTAATAAATTTAGTTAAAAAAGTAGATATTCAGCTACAAAAAAGTAATCTAAGTAATATTATGGCAAGAGTCGCTTTTGTTTTAGATGCTTCAGGCTCGATGAGTTTTCAATATAGTAGTGGTAATGTACAAGCAGTATTAGAAAGAATCATGGCATTAGCTATTCGTTTTGATGATAATGAAGAATTAGAATCATGGGCTTACGCAGATAAATATCGTCAATTAGATAATGTTAATATTGATAATATTACAGGATATATCAATCGTTTAAAAGAAAAAAAGGGAGGTTTTTGGGAAATACTTTTTTCAGGAATTATCCAAGATTTAGGAATAGGTAATAATGAGCCCCCTGTGATGCAAGATGTTGTTGACTATTATAAAAATACAGATATTCCCGCATTTATTATTTTTATTTCTGATGGTGGAATTTATCGGGAAAAGGACATTGCAAAGATTCTCATTAATGCGTCTAAATATCCTATATTTTGGCAATTTGTAGGTTTAGGTGGTTCAAACTATGGAGTTTTAGAAAAATTAGATAGCCTCAAAGGCAGAACTACTGATAATGCTGATTTTTTTGCTATTGATGACTTTAAAAAAGTTACTGACGAAGAATTATATAAAAGATTACTGAATGAATTTCCCAAGTGGTTAAAAAAATTTCCACAACTAAAACCTTAA
- a CDS encoding DUF6887 family protein, giving the protein MKPNFETMTRKQLKDYVLAHRDDQEAVDLLMSRRSPDSEAIWYDTSLSQAQIQEILQKKIQGQI; this is encoded by the coding sequence ATGAAACCTAATTTTGAAACAATGACTCGAAAACAGCTTAAAGATTATGTTTTAGCCCATCGTGATGATCAAGAAGCCGTGGACTTGTTGATGAGTCGGCGTAGTCCTGATTCTGAAGCTATTTGGTATGATACTTCTTTATCTCAAGCTCAAATTCAAGAGATTTTGCAGAAGAAAATTCAAGGTCAAATTTGA
- a CDS encoding efflux RND transporter permease subunit: MFVDFFIKRPVFSSVCALIILLVGMISIVTLPLDRFPDISPTQIQVTANYNGADAIVVENTVTNVLERQINGLEGLKYISSSSSNDGTSSITATFDSSRDKDLAAVDVQNQVSIVESQLPEAVQRTGVTVSKQSNNILMGFGLFSENEEFDNAFLSNYADRYLVDALRRIDGVGNVRIFGERRYAMRLWLDPNRLASRGLTTADVSRALSEQNIQVGAGKIGAEPAEKGQEFQLDLRAISQLTYPEEFENIILKTDENGGIIRFKDVGRVELGSQDYSSFLRFRAIDAVGLGIYQLPGSNALQVADKVKAEMEKLSKDFPTGIEARLAFDTTAFIKESMKEVVITLLISVGLVVLIILAFLQDWRTTLIPSLTIPLSLIGTFAFIKIFGFSINTLTLFGLTLATGIVVDDAIVVVEQIHRYIQDNDIEAHEAASLSMKQLFGAVIATSLVLMAVFIPVAFFPGTTGALYRQFALTIAFSIAISTFLALTLTPSLCGLILRKGQHAPDWIQPAFDKFNVFLDWVTNTYERSLFFLTRFKLFIIGVFIVLIGFTGWLYVKVPNSFLPEEDQGYFITIVQAPEGVSLQYTSDVMAKVEAEMLQMPEVLATFAIGGFAFGGSTPNQGIIFTPLKRWNERSNPDQTVQAITGKLFGKFAMIPEARIIPINPPAIQGLGSFGGFTLQLQDRRINPDLDSMVEAMGQFLGMANQTQGLQRVFTQFAANSPQLLVEVNRERAKLLGVDLEDVFRTMETALGGEYINDFIMQQRTYRVYLQADKQFRSNPDDISKLYVRSTNNEMIPLSNLVTVTSTTGAQSIDHFNLFRSIEINGSTAPGFSSGQAITTVENLAQQVLPQGFGYEWTGISLEEISAGNLAIIIFGLGLLFVFLVLAAQYENYIDPFIIMLAVPLAIMGALLAQMLRGFPNDVYCQIGLVMLIGLASKNSILIVEFANQLRDEGLPVVKAVVEASKQRLRPILMTAISTLIGIFPLVIATGAGAGSRQSLGTAVFGGMFVATFLSLFVVPILYIVIKIGTEKLMFKKM, encoded by the coding sequence ATGTTCGTTGATTTTTTCATTAAACGCCCGGTTTTTTCCTCCGTTTGCGCCCTGATCATCCTCTTAGTGGGTATGATTAGTATTGTTACTTTACCGCTCGATCGATTTCCTGATATTAGCCCCACTCAAATTCAAGTTACCGCTAATTATAATGGTGCTGATGCCATCGTGGTAGAAAATACCGTTACCAACGTTTTAGAGCGACAAATTAACGGTTTAGAAGGCTTAAAATATATCTCCTCTAGTAGTAGTAATGATGGCACAAGTTCCATTACTGCCACTTTTGACTCCTCACGGGATAAAGATTTAGCCGCCGTGGATGTGCAAAATCAAGTATCCATTGTGGAATCACAACTACCCGAAGCAGTACAACGCACTGGGGTTACGGTGAGTAAGCAATCCAATAATATTTTAATGGGCTTTGGCTTATTTAGCGAAAATGAAGAGTTCGACAACGCATTTCTAAGTAACTACGCCGATCGATACTTGGTGGATGCTTTAAGAAGAATTGACGGGGTGGGCAATGTAAGGATTTTCGGTGAAAGACGTTATGCTATGAGGTTATGGCTTGATCCAAATCGGTTAGCTAGTCGAGGTTTAACCACTGCGGATGTTTCTAGGGCGTTATCAGAACAAAATATTCAAGTAGGTGCAGGTAAGATAGGGGCAGAACCAGCCGAAAAAGGGCAAGAATTTCAGTTAGACTTAAGAGCAATCAGTCAATTAACTTATCCCGAAGAATTTGAGAATATTATCCTCAAAACGGACGAAAATGGCGGAATTATCCGTTTTAAAGATGTGGGCAGGGTAGAATTAGGCTCTCAGGATTATAGCTCTTTTCTGCGCTTTCGGGCGATCGATGCGGTAGGATTAGGTATTTATCAGTTACCCGGTTCAAATGCGTTACAAGTGGCGGATAAGGTAAAAGCGGAAATGGAAAAACTATCAAAGGATTTTCCTACGGGTATCGAGGCAAGGTTAGCTTTTGATACCACTGCTTTTATTAAGGAATCCATGAAAGAAGTGGTTATCACTTTGTTAATTTCTGTGGGGTTGGTGGTGTTAATCATTCTCGCTTTTTTGCAAGATTGGCGCACCACTTTAATTCCTTCTCTCACCATTCCCCTCTCCTTAATCGGTACTTTTGCCTTTATTAAAATCTTTGGTTTTTCCATCAATACCTTGACTTTATTCGGTTTAACCCTTGCGACGGGTATCGTAGTTGATGATGCGATCGTAGTGGTTGAGCAAATACATCGTTATATACAAGATAATGATATTGAAGCTCACGAGGCGGCAAGTCTCTCCATGAAACAGTTATTTGGGGCAGTTATTGCCACTTCTTTAGTGTTAATGGCGGTGTTTATTCCCGTTGCCTTCTTCCCCGGCACAACTGGGGCGTTATATCGTCAATTTGCCTTAACTATCGCCTTTTCGATCGCAATTTCTACGTTTTTAGCCCTTACCCTCACTCCCTCTCTTTGTGGCTTAATCTTACGGAAAGGACAACACGCACCCGATTGGATACAACCAGCATTCGATAAATTTAACGTGTTTCTCGATTGGGTAACGAATACCTACGAACGATCGTTATTTTTCCTGACACGGTTTAAACTGTTTATTATCGGGGTGTTTATTGTCTTAATTGGCTTTACGGGATGGTTATATGTGAAAGTGCCTAACTCTTTTTTACCTGAAGAAGATCAAGGATACTTTATTACGATCGTACAAGCTCCCGAAGGAGTATCATTACAATATACTAGCGATGTCATGGCAAAAGTCGAAGCGGAAATGCTCCAGATGCCCGAAGTTTTGGCAACTTTTGCTATCGGTGGTTTTGCCTTTGGAGGTAGTACGCCAAATCAGGGAATTATTTTTACTCCCCTCAAGCGTTGGAATGAACGGAGCAACCCAGATCAGACTGTTCAAGCTATCACAGGGAAACTTTTTGGCAAATTTGCCATGATTCCTGAAGCCCGAATTATCCCCATAAATCCTCCCGCTATTCAAGGTTTAGGATCGTTTGGCGGTTTTACACTTCAGTTACAAGATCGCCGTATCAATCCCGACTTAGATTCTATGGTGGAAGCCATGGGGCAATTTTTAGGTATGGCAAATCAAACTCAAGGTTTGCAAAGGGTTTTTACTCAATTTGCAGCGAATAGTCCACAATTACTGGTTGAAGTTAATCGAGAACGAGCTAAATTATTAGGAGTGGATTTAGAAGATGTTTTCCGTACGATGGAAACGGCATTAGGGGGAGAATATATCAACGATTTTATTATGCAACAGCGCACCTATCGAGTTTATTTACAAGCTGATAAGCAGTTTCGATCGAACCCTGATGATATAAGTAAACTATATGTTAGGTCAACCAACAATGAAATGATACCCCTATCTAATCTTGTGACGGTGACATCCACTACAGGCGCTCAAAGTATAGATCATTTTAACCTATTCCGCTCGATCGAAATTAACGGTTCAACTGCCCCCGGTTTTAGTTCAGGACAAGCTATTACAACGGTAGAGAATTTAGCCCAACAAGTGTTACCTCAAGGCTTCGGTTATGAATGGACAGGTATTTCCCTAGAGGAAATTAGTGCAGGAAACTTAGCTATTATCATTTTTGGGTTAGGATTATTATTTGTCTTCCTCGTTTTAGCCGCCCAATACGAGAATTATATTGATCCTTTTATCATTATGTTAGCCGTACCCCTTGCTATTATGGGCGCATTATTAGCGCAAATGTTGAGAGGATTTCCTAACGATGTTTACTGTCAAATTGGGTTAGTTATGTTAATCGGATTAGCTAGTAAAAACTCCATTTTAATTGTGGAATTTGCCAACCAATTAAGAGATGAAGGTTTACCCGTTGTTAAAGCTGTAGTTGAAGCCTCAAAACAGCGTTTAAGACCAATTTTAATGACAGCAATTTCTACTTTAATCGGGATTTTTCCCCTTGTAATTGCCACAGGTGCAGGGGCTGGAAGCCGTCAATCATTAGGTACAGCTGTTTTTGGCGGAATGTTTGTGGCTACTTTTTTAAGTTTATTTGTTGTGCCTATTTTATATATAGTAATTAAAATTGGAACTGAGAAATTAATGTTTAAAAAAATGTAG
- a CDS encoding efflux RND transporter periplasmic adaptor subunit: protein MTNPNSSPPREQSNTIEELPVVSVDSENNKKSSSPWKLITGIVMVILVAGGGGIFWFTNNKENNTPATAMAGKPQALPVKLETLNLQSLTNTSTVIGTLDAPKAITVKSEVEGRISQILVTEGATVQRGEVIFVIESDELQSELSQAQAQLQNALARLAQLKAGSRSEDIAEAKAQLNQAIARLENAKVGALPEEIDQAKAQIESAEAELDLARDRVKRYKKLEEEGAISEDQFASLLKTERQAMASLTEAQKRLSALTKGRTADVSDLQAQVEQARQNLRRLENGARVEEIAQAEATVAQMKGNIGSIEVKIRKTEVLAPFTGVIGDIPIKMGDYVDSGEELTTLTENNVLEVNLSVPVEQAKDLRLGLPVMILNAQGETVTSAKISFISPNVTTNSQLVLAKATLDRAVENLLNRGSVQAQIIWSEKQGLLVPATAVSRLGNKTFVFVAQSAENAQPDKPSLIAKQKLIELGSLQGNDYQVLEGLEAGQQIVTAGIMNLRDDTPIMPLPQ, encoded by the coding sequence ATGACTAATCCTAACTCCTCTCCTCCCCGTGAGCAATCAAATACGATCGAAGAATTACCAGTAGTTTCTGTTGATTCTGAAAATAATAAAAAATCTTCTTCCCCTTGGAAATTAATTACAGGTATCGTTATGGTGATTTTAGTAGCTGGTGGAGGAGGTATATTCTGGTTTACCAACAATAAAGAAAATAATACTCCAGCTACTGCTATGGCAGGAAAACCCCAAGCCTTGCCTGTGAAGTTAGAAACATTGAATCTTCAATCTTTAACTAATACTAGCACTGTCATTGGTACTTTGGATGCTCCAAAAGCGATTACGGTTAAGTCGGAAGTAGAGGGGAGAATAAGTCAAATTTTAGTAACAGAAGGGGCTACAGTTCAACGGGGGGAGGTGATTTTTGTCATTGAAAGTGATGAACTTCAAAGCGAATTATCTCAAGCTCAAGCTCAATTACAAAATGCTCTAGCTCGTTTAGCACAGTTGAAAGCTGGAAGTCGATCGGAAGATATAGCGGAAGCTAAAGCTCAGTTAAATCAGGCGATCGCACGGTTAGAAAATGCCAAAGTAGGCGCACTTCCCGAAGAAATTGATCAGGCAAAGGCACAAATAGAGTCGGCGGAAGCGGAGTTAGATTTGGCACGGGATAGGGTAAAACGATATAAGAAATTAGAGGAAGAAGGCGCTATTTCTGAAGATCAATTTGCCTCTTTATTAAAAACTGAGCGTCAGGCGATGGCATCTTTAACGGAAGCTCAAAAACGTCTATCCGCTTTAACTAAGGGAAGAACTGCGGATGTAAGCGATTTACAAGCACAAGTAGAACAGGCAAGACAAAACTTGAGACGCTTAGAAAATGGGGCGAGAGTTGAAGAAATTGCTCAAGCAGAAGCAACTGTCGCTCAAATGAAAGGAAACATAGGTTCGATCGAGGTTAAAATCAGGAAAACGGAAGTATTAGCACCTTTTACGGGAGTTATTGGGGATATTCCCATCAAAATGGGGGATTATGTGGATTCAGGGGAAGAATTAACCACTCTCACGGAAAATAATGTGTTAGAAGTGAATCTTTCTGTACCTGTAGAACAGGCTAAAGACTTACGTTTAGGTTTACCTGTAATGATTTTAAATGCCCAAGGGGAGACGGTGACATCAGCAAAAATCAGTTTTATCTCTCCTAACGTCACAACTAATAGTCAATTAGTGTTAGCTAAAGCTACCCTCGATCGAGCAGTAGAAAACCTTTTAAATCGTGGTTCAGTACAAGCTCAAATCATTTGGAGTGAGAAACAAGGGCTTTTAGTACCTGCTACGGCGGTATCTCGTTTAGGCAATAAAACCTTTGTGTTTGTAGCTCAATCCGCCGAAAATGCTCAACCTGATAAGCCTTCATTGATAGCAAAACAAAAGTTAATCGAGTTAGGCAGTCTGCAAGGCAATGATTATCAAGTATTGGAAGGGTTAGAAGCTGGACAACAAATTGTCACCGCAGGGATTATGAATTTAAGGGATGATACCCCGATAATGCCTCTCCCTCAATAG
- a CDS encoding PadR family transcriptional regulator, translated as MLELATLGLLQKEALHGYRLKQQMELFMSGCISVNYGAIYPLLKRLEEKGLITVFTQEEETNNPRKMYSITPEGRKKWKEKMLEHPHESWINSRSRFMIKYFFFRYLEPSERVKLLEHRLMTCTIQLESKEKDQESMLNDDDAFQVEAWERYKWTIEDEIQWLNHQLLIAKDYNSAIEIDRPTLS; from the coding sequence ATGTTAGAATTAGCAACGCTAGGATTATTACAAAAAGAAGCATTACATGGTTATCGTCTCAAACAGCAAATGGAATTATTCATGAGTGGATGTATAAGCGTTAACTATGGTGCAATTTATCCTCTCTTAAAACGCTTGGAAGAAAAAGGATTAATAACAGTATTTACCCAAGAAGAAGAAACGAATAATCCTCGTAAAATGTACAGTATAACCCCAGAGGGAAGAAAAAAATGGAAAGAAAAAATGTTAGAACATCCTCACGAGAGTTGGATTAATTCTCGTTCTCGTTTTATGATTAAATATTTCTTCTTTCGTTATTTAGAGCCTTCGGAAAGAGTAAAATTATTAGAACATCGTTTAATGACCTGTACAATACAATTAGAAAGTAAAGAAAAAGATCAAGAATCTATGCTTAATGATGATGATGCGTTTCAAGTAGAAGCATGGGAAAGATATAAATGGACGATCGAAGATGAAATACAATGGTTAAATCACCAACTGTTAATAGCTAAAGATTATAACTCAGCCATAGAAATCGATCGACCAACTCTATCGTAG
- a CDS encoding glycosyltransferase yields MKILIVIPAIGSVYGGTSKIVIELAKSIAKQRVNVDLVTTTANGDKELDVPKFTWLEEDSLRIQYFPYVSWGDYKFSFTLTQWLFDHIKDYDLVHTNAVFSLPNLPAYWACQREKVPYIITPHGMLEPWVLAYKAFKKKIFYNLLEKPAINQASGIQVTGTSEKDNIKTLNLNTPLFLIPNGIFAKDFESLPSASLFLDKFPETKDRQLILFLGRIDPKKGLDLLAPAFAKIHQQFPNSHLIIAGPDNVGYLPTVKSYFEDLGCLNAVTFTGMLTGEMKYSALSAASIYVAPSYSEGFSMSILEGMASGLPCIFTTTCNFPEAKEAQVAKVVEVNREEIMEALLWCLSNSEEAKEMGDRAKKFILENYTWDRIAKQLIEVYQQIIDHE; encoded by the coding sequence ATGAAAATTTTAATTGTTATCCCCGCTATTGGTTCTGTATATGGTGGCACATCTAAAATTGTAATTGAATTGGCAAAAAGTATTGCGAAACAGAGAGTTAATGTTGATTTAGTGACTACTACAGCCAATGGTGATAAGGAGTTAGATGTACCCAAATTTACTTGGCTTGAAGAAGATAGTTTACGAATTCAATATTTTCCTTATGTTAGTTGGGGCGACTATAAATTTAGTTTTACTCTCACTCAATGGTTATTTGATCATATAAAAGACTATGATTTAGTTCATACAAACGCTGTTTTTTCCTTACCAAATCTTCCTGCTTATTGGGCTTGTCAACGAGAAAAAGTACCTTATATCATAACTCCTCATGGAATGCTTGAACCTTGGGTTTTAGCTTATAAAGCATTCAAGAAAAAGATATTTTATAATTTATTAGAAAAACCTGCTATAAATCAAGCTAGTGGTATTCAAGTAACAGGTACTTCTGAAAAAGATAATATTAAAACCCTTAATCTCAATACCCCATTATTTTTGATTCCTAACGGTATTTTTGCCAAAGACTTTGAATCATTACCTTCAGCTTCTCTATTTTTAGATAAATTTCCCGAAACAAAAGATCGCCAATTAATTTTATTCTTAGGTAGAATCGATCCCAAAAAAGGCTTAGATTTACTTGCCCCCGCTTTTGCAAAAATTCATCAACAATTCCCCAATAGTCATTTAATTATCGCAGGTCCTGACAATGTGGGTTATTTACCCACCGTCAAAAGTTATTTTGAAGACTTAGGATGTTTAAATGCCGTCACATTTACTGGAATGTTAACAGGAGAGATGAAATATTCCGCTTTATCAGCGGCGAGTATTTATGTTGCCCCTTCCTATTCTGAGGGTTTTAGTATGTCAATACTTGAGGGTATGGCTTCTGGATTGCCTTGTATTTTTACCACCACTTGTAATTTTCCAGAAGCAAAAGAGGCTCAAGTTGCCAAAGTTGTGGAGGTAAATCGAGAAGAAATTATGGAGGCTTTATTATGGTGTTTATCTAACTCAGAAGAAGCAAAGGAAATGGGCGATCGAGCTAAAAAATTTATCTTAGAAAATTATACATGGGATCGTATTGCTAAACAATTAATTGAAGTTTATCAACAGATAATTGACCATGAATAG